One region of Scophthalmus maximus strain ysfricsl-2021 chromosome 13, ASM2237912v1, whole genome shotgun sequence genomic DNA includes:
- the LOC124850933 gene encoding uncharacterized protein LOC124850933 isoform X1: protein MFSSANRRVRSPSSDSQSPWPRYGSHRSARNSKLSITSSNPDDTTLEYHRKMASKDKKHRAMGDEEWMSRLRRFAAVGVWPSDAGNRPAPRQKKWHDLYLKIEKCPMQRRGQMSLFGGTQTCSCGFHTKKPSSSVPASPSATPQPRLSTPPVSGSSSSTPGLTVRKPALTLASFTKPRFGGSHGANLTPNLDLARKHVNKVM, encoded by the exons ATGTTTTCGTCGGCCAATCGGCGTGTCCGCTCTCCATCTTCTGACAGCCAATCACCGTGGCCCCGCTACGGGAGTCACAGAAGCGCTCGAAATTCGAAGTTGTCGATTACCTCTTCGAATCCGGACGACACGACACTCGAATATCATCGAAAG atggcttcaaaagacaaaaagcacagGGCTATGGGTGATGAGGAGTGGATGTCACGCCTGCGACGGTTCGCTGCTGTTGGGGTCTGGCCCTCTGATGCAGGAAACAGGCCGGCGCCACGTCAGAAAAAGTGGCATGATCTGTATCTGAAG ATTGAGAAATGCCCGATGCAGCGGAGGggacaaatgtctctgtttggaGGGACACAGACATGCAGCTGTGGCTTCCATACAAAGAAG CCCTCCAGCTCGGTACCTGCCTCTCCCTCAGCGACACCACAACCAAGACTCTCAACGCCACCAGTGTCAGgatcctcctcttcaacacctGGTCTGACAGTGCGTAAGCCCGCTTTGACTTTGGCATCG ttTACGAAACCGCGGTTCGGTGGGTCTCACGGGGCCAATTTAACGCCAAACCTCGATTTGGCTAGGAAGCATGTGAACAAGGTAATGTAA
- the LOC124850933 gene encoding uncharacterized protein LOC124850933 isoform X2 — MFSSANRRVRSPSSDSQSPWPRYGSHRSARNSKLSITSSNPDDTTLEYHRKMASKDKKHRAMGDEEWMSRLRRFAAVGVWPSDAGNRPAPRQKKWHDLYLKIEKCPMQRRGQMSLFGGTQTCSCGFHTKKLGTCLSLSDTTTKTLNATSVRILLFNTWSDSA; from the exons ATGTTTTCGTCGGCCAATCGGCGTGTCCGCTCTCCATCTTCTGACAGCCAATCACCGTGGCCCCGCTACGGGAGTCACAGAAGCGCTCGAAATTCGAAGTTGTCGATTACCTCTTCGAATCCGGACGACACGACACTCGAATATCATCGAAAG atggcttcaaaagacaaaaagcacagGGCTATGGGTGATGAGGAGTGGATGTCACGCCTGCGACGGTTCGCTGCTGTTGGGGTCTGGCCCTCTGATGCAGGAAACAGGCCGGCGCCACGTCAGAAAAAGTGGCATGATCTGTATCTGAAG ATTGAGAAATGCCCGATGCAGCGGAGGggacaaatgtctctgtttggaGGGACACAGACATGCAGCTGTGGCTTCCATACAAAGAAG CTCGGTACCTGCCTCTCCCTCAGCGACACCACAACCAAGACTCTCAACGCCACCAGTGTCAGgatcctcctcttcaacacctGGTCTGACAGTGCGTAA
- the LOC118318122 gene encoding uncharacterized protein LOC118318122, translated as MLLTVLSFSQPTSSASLSSAVSSTVSCATGRRTPSPGHSPRRYVQTVSPLSLPPSPVSSMASTSSVPSAATRVEVSATTSTGSSSAPLPPVTSAPAVASPSIAGPSTHPAPDPLPLAGNVEADAGSAPGWLPAKLLKTIPLQDQKWISAALWKHQRLRSDLKLWYDPPEPALIYHQIPTPERFFNHRLLVWMPYHLWKVRLTCPVCGKHLTGYGAHKRARQVLDIDRYYLLITETLWCSAVGCKTSYISTSKTILDQLDLAHRLEFRIILTQRYACDMRVIRFLRERTLGNSSSRLVKQLRENHSEEWLKQLCRYLGACSDFAARPCLLPVQFQEPPEPVAIPSHRWMLAVYGRDILSRLEHIKASITSTFGSILKMDSTKKITKKLSGLAKGTALWLTSVSNEVGQILISVLTAQEGPALDIMVADLIRRYSNASVTPPQLLYVDCDCCLEGRGQTKLQQRFGGWPDLVVKLDIYHFMRRLASGCTKDAHPLYPIFMAKLSCCIFEWDSEDVALVRRAKREQLKREGVPGITEKMVDQHITKDELARHCRRRTRGEQQTIVLIECLLNELMGEKGRDLLGVPLLDQERMQHIWQTQRRHVKCIQDEPGVLLYAQTGTTTKEGIILPNYRCARGSTSLESFHLHLNRFIPGTSANGLNFQLYLLEGLKRWNQDRHAASLAVKPPALLTYSGDLVQCVNTHSVKVLGRKLVPSFQPPAVYTGELIGIDYLYRQTGQALQDVHPDSEETDQMLEDVGTEEELEVESFEDSGLSLSLDPTIELLDLSSGPSPDSTSSASLPTPSSLHPTASCSAAAATEQHVIVHEPSGPSALPAGSRLPVVLPTTTRFQATVPPAATAGPSASPPITHAAPQQQLPLDVPKRIRSGLSAVTTGSASVRPLLPTTLATTVPAATATAMAGLRAITPAAPEQQQAVDERCVPGMERVDCLAEYLVGLRTETGQTLNNQQASTIIALWQNLLPYDQQRVTYAARHQVRLTSGRFRCSKKKPEFTPGVESMTRCVLGSTGSPAQWPDCCRLVESIFVKLCSIYKSPKKQGKCALTRWTLILRDYSKIRQLVLANGAVMQGTTLQLFDVNQTTLIQWHNKRLKRQDSNILLQGVNLPPAIPVARAPLPPVQIRPAVAPLQPGPQHQYHLPPSTAGQAVVKRKSAAPAHHLHAPKALCPRLPAPRQLFPQPAPPPTSARFPFVIDPSPAIGPIVFLAPQVPAAKSIAPHGPLPTPSPARRPYNRTTDKNKCSQCHQPRNKDNGHGQYYGYIYCPQNANMSLDQWMEEMRRKRAQKK; from the exons atgttgttAACTGTGCTCTCATTCTCTCAGCCCACAAGTAGCGCTTCGTTGTCCTCGGCCGTGTCCAGCACTGTTTCATGCGCCACAGGGAGGAGGACCCCGTCACCTGGCCACAGTCCCAGGAGATACGTTCAGactgtttcccctctgtctcttcctccttctcctgtgtcTTCGATGGCCTCCACTTCCTCGGTTCCATCAGCCGCTACTAGAGTT GAAGTGTCAGCTACCACCTCCActggttcctcctctgctcctctcccccctgTGACCTCAGCACCTGCCGTTGCTTCTCCATCTATTGCTGGTCCCTCAACCCATCCTGCTCCTGACCCTCTTCCGTTGGCCGGAAATGTGGAGGCTGATGCTGGTTCAGCACCTGGCTGGCTCCCTGCTAAACTCCTGAAGACCATTCCTCTTCAAGATCAGAAATGGATTTCAGCAGCTTTGTGGAAGCACCAGCGGCTGCGCTCTGACCTCAAACTCTGGTATGATCCACCAGAGCCAGCATTGATTTATCACCAGATCCCCACTCCAGAGCGATTTTTCAATCACCGGCTTCTTGTGTGGATGCCATACCACCTTTGGAAGGTCAGGCTtacctgtcctgtgtgtggtAAACATCTCACAGGCTATGGAGCCCACAAGAGAGCCCGCCAGGTTCTGGATATTGACAGGTATTACCTGTTGATAACAGAGACTCTCTGGTGCAGCGCAGTTGGTTGCAAAACCAGCTACATTTCCACCAGCAAAACCATTTTGGACCAGCTGGACTTGGCCCACAGGCTTGAGTTCCGAATAATCCTTACTCAAAG ATATGCTTGTGACATGCGTGTCATAAGATTTCTGAGAGAGAGGACCCTTGGTAACAGTTCCTCCCGCTTGGTCAAGCAGCTGAGGGAAAACCACAGCGAGGAGTGGCTTAAGCAACTCTGCCGGTACCTTGGTGCATGCTCGGACTTTGCTGCCCGGCCATGCCTGCTCCCTGTCCAGTTCCAGGAGCCGCCTGAGCCAGTAGCCATACCATCTCACAGGTGGATGCTGGCTGTTTATGGCAGAGACATCCTGAGCAGGCTTGAACACATCAAGGCCAGCATAACATCTACCTTTGGCAGTATCCTGAAAATGGACTCCACgaaaaaa ATCACTAAGAAGCTGTCGGGCCTTGCCAAGGGGACCGCCTTGTGGCTTACATCTGTGAGCAACGAGGTGGGCCAAATCCTCATCAGTGTCCTGACTGCTCAGGAGGGTCCCGCTCTGGACATTATGGTAGCTGACCTCATCCGCAGGTACAGCAATGCTAGTGTGACCCCTCCTCAGCTACTTTATGTAGACTGTGACTGTTGTCTGGAGGGCAGAGGGCAGACTAAATTGCAGCAAAGATTTGGTGGATGGCCAGACCTGGTTGTGAAACTGGATATATACCATTTCATGCGGCGACTGGCATCGGGGTGTACAAAGGATGCACATCCTTTGTACCCCATCTTCATGGCAAAGCTGTCATGCTGCATTTTTGAGTGGGACAGTGAAGATGTTGCCTTGGTGCGGCGAGCAAAGAGGGAACAGTTGAAACGCGAAGGTGTCCCTGGCATCACTGAGAAAATGGTAGACCAGCACATTACCAAGGATGAACTGGCCCGGCACTGCAGAAGGCGGacaagaggagagcagcagaccaTTGTTCTGATTGAGTGCCTCTTAAATGAGCTGATGGGGGAAAAGGGCAGAGACCTTCTTGGTGTCCCTCTCTTGGACCAGGAGAGAATGCAGCACATCTGGCAAACCCAGAGGAGGCACGTTAAGTGCATCCAGGATGAACCAGGTGTACTCCTGTATGCTCAGACTGGCACCACCACCAAAGAGGGCATCATCCTGCCAAATTACAGGTGTGCTAGAGGGTCCACATCGCTCGAGTCCTTCCACCTGCATCTCAACAGGTTCATTCCAG GAACGAGTGCCAACGGCCTGAATTTCCAGCTGTACCTTCTGGAAGGCCTTAAGAGATGGAACCAGGACCGTCATGCCGCATCTCTGGCAGTCAAGCCTCCTGCTTTGCTGACCTACTCAGGAGACCTTGTTcaatgtgtcaacacacacagtgtcaaggTGCTTGGAAGGAAGCTCGTCCCCTCTTTTCAGCCACCGGCCGTTTACACTG GGGAGCTAATAGGTATCGATTACCTGTACCGCCAGACAGGCCAGGCCCTGCAGGATGTACATCCTGACTCGGAGGAGACTGATCAGATGCTGGAGGATGTAGGCACTGAAGAAGAGTTGGAAGTTGAGAGCTTTGAGGATTCTGGTTTGAGCCTCAGCCTGGACCCCACCATTGAGCTGCTGGACTTGTCCTCTGGTCCATCACCCGACTCCACCAGCTCAGCCAGCCTtccaactccctcctctctccatcctacTGCATCTTGTAGCGCTGCAGCAGCGACTGAGCAACATGTG ATTGTTCACGAGCCCTCCGGCCCATCAGCCCTCCCTGCCGGCTCCAGACTTCCTGTAGTGCTCCCAACTACTACCAGATTCCAAGCTACTGTCCCTCCTGCTGCAACTGCTGGTCCTTCGGCATCACCTCCCATCACTCATGCTGCACCTCAACAACAGCTT cCTTTGGATGTTCCAAAAAGAATCAGGTCTGGCCTATCAGCTGTCACCACTGGCTCAGCTTCTGTTCGTCCTCTTCTCCCAACCACACTCGCAACCACTGTCCCTGCTGCTACAGCTACTGCTATGGCTGGATTACGAGCCATCACCCCAGCAGCACCTGAGCAGCAACAG GCTGTGGATGAGCGTTGTGTCCCAGGGATGGAGCGTGTGGACTGCCTAGCCGAGTACTTGGTTGGGCTGAGGACTGAAACTGGCCAGACGCTCAACAACCAGCAGGCCAGCACTATCATAGCCCTGTGGCAGAACCTCCTGCCATATGATCAGCAGCGGGTGACATACGCTGCACGCCACCAGGTGCGTCTCACATCAGGTCGCTTCAGGTGTTCCAAAAAGAAACCTGAATTTACGCCTGGTGTAGAGAGTATGACCCGCTGTGTCTTAGGATCAACAGGATCCCCTGCTCAGTGGCCAGATTGTTGTCGTTTGGTAGAGTCCATCTTTGTCAAACTATGTAGCATATATAAGAGCCCCAAAAAACAGGGCAAATGTGCTCTGACTAGATGGACTCTGATTCTCAGGGACTACAGCAAAATCAGGCAGCTGGTCCTGGCTAACGGTGCAGTCATGCAGGGCACTACTCTGCAGTTGTTTGATGTTAATCAAACAACTCTCATTCAGTGGCACAATAAGCGACTGAAGAGGCAGGACAGTAACATTCTGCTGCAAGGGGTCAACTTGCCTCCTGCAATTCCAGTAGCTCGTGCCCCTCTCCCACCCGTACAGATACGCCCCGCTGTTGCACCCCTACAGCCAGGCCCTCAACATCAGTACCACTTGCCACCAAGTACAGCAGGACAGGCAGTGGTCAAGAGGAAGTCTGCTGCTCCAGCCCATCACCTCCATGCCCCGAAGGCTCTCTGCCCGAGATTGCCAGCCCCGAGGCAGTTGTTTCCTCAGCCAGCACCTCCGCCTACCTCTGCCCGCTTCCCTTTTGTCATCGACCCCAGCCCTGCTATTGGCCCAATTGTGTTTTTGGCCCCACAAGTACCTGCAGCCAAATCCATTGCCCCTCATGGCCCCCTTCCCACCCCATCACCTGCACGTAGGCCATACAATcggacaacagacaaaaataaatgcagtcagtGCCACCAGCCCCGGAACAAAGACAATGGCCATGGTCAATATTATGGGTACATTTACTGTCCCCAAAATGCTAACATGTCCCTTGACCAGTGgatggaagagatgaggaggaagagggcacaaaaaaaataa